A part of Arachis hypogaea cultivar Tifrunner chromosome 12, arahy.Tifrunner.gnm2.J5K5, whole genome shotgun sequence genomic DNA contains:
- the LOC140176680 gene encoding uncharacterized protein — translation MENWRWFLELLHEDLGDYKQHGWCFISDMQKGLIHAVQDVFPNVHHRFCVWHLWRNFNKQWKDNQLRGLLWECARSTTQEGFVEGMKKLEKLNKDAWSYLCKWPKNSWSRAFFSIAPKMDNICNNACEVFNSRIKDPRAKPIITLLEEVRMYIMRSIARNKVKLRNNDGILPPIQRNYEIFEVHGWPTNMAVDLGKRSCTCDFWQLSGMPCVHACAALARAGRRPDEFCHSWLTMEAYNNTYGFHINPIPGQALWEKSPYNRPQAPKFKKKPRPIKKKRRKDADEEPIM, via the exons ATGGAGAATTGGCGATGGTTTCTGGAATTGCTGCACGAAGACTTGGGTGACTACAAGCAACATGGTTGGTGTTTTATTTCAGACATGCAAAAG GGTCTAATTCATGCAGTTCAGGATGTGTTCCCAAATGTCCATCACAGATTCTGTGTATGGCATTTATGGAGGAACTTCAACAAACAGTGGAAGGATAATCAGCTTAGAGGTTTGCTTTGGGAGTGTGCAAGGTCTACGACTCAAGAGGGATTTGTGGAAGGGATGAAAAAATTGGAAAAGCTAAATAAGGATGCTTGGAGTTATCTATGCAAATGGCCAAAGAATTCATGGAGCAGGGCATTCTTCAGCATTGCACCAAAAATGGACAATATCTGCAATAATGCATGTGAGGTTTTTAACTCACGGATCAAGGACCCTAGAGCCAAGCCTATTATCACACTGCTGGAGGAGGTCAGGATGTACATCATGAGATCTATAGCCAGGAACAAGGTGAAGTTGAGGAACAATGACGGGATTCTACCTCCAATACAGAGAA ATTACGAAATATTTGAAGTTCATGGGTGGCCTACAAATATGGCTGTGGACTTAGGCAAGAGATCATGCACCTGTGATTTTTGGCAACTAAGTG GGATGCCATGTGTGCATGCATGTGCCGCTTTGGCCAGGGCTGGTAGAAGGCCAGATGAATTCTGTCATAGCTGGTTGACCATGGAAGCATACAACAACACCTATGGCTTCCATATAAATCCAATTCCTGGCCAAGCACTGTGGGAGAAATCACCTTATAATAGACCTCAAGCACCAAAGTTCAAGAAGAAGCCAAGGCcaatcaagaagaaaagaagaaaggatgCTGATGAGGAGCCAATCATGTGA